A window from Limanda limanda chromosome 14, fLimLim1.1, whole genome shotgun sequence encodes these proteins:
- the lrwd1 gene encoding leucine-rich repeat and WD repeat-containing protein 1: MEKITEKLLLEKGSPKTTKLDKIKTLNLSKLQLKHQDLPVKLLSGLRSLERWDLSGNRIQEFPKNLELPALRYLDLSDNQMEDVTTLESLSGLEELKLEDNLYITVSDNHKLMVLLPKLRMYNGKDISTSANHLRFVYSENLRTRTIAVWEKSFTLPDPVTAEKLSTLEKNFVNAARQQVKYGPSSVSDFTKWRVEIIAKEYLLSLVEPKKEPESNEVTETKDNCEISTPTKRKQTPIVDANVRLTPRKKLRTDLPDSPVPASPRKTTLRLKPQTLTDGVRLSPRKPERTPSTPKRGRPRKDTPKRASNIEDTAQIEQEENIIRKVSSATTKYVMPIVKSCSKPLRLKPLHVLQCHSKQDNPDDLSTQLWACAFQPLPDSTDDSAGSRLVATCGGDSVCVIDCETGMVMKKYNVSGEEFFSLAWSTVLMSRGGGAPAQHCSILAAGGKRGLVKLIHPRNNVAYGEFRASGKALSVLRFNHQQGNFLFTGSYDNKIVMWDIGGVDSQYNYKVVQLMLLETSATPLHICLPPKSPGTHLLTACEDGLHCFNTQLGNNSTTKRSKEMEITFPIYKKEDKDHDYHTVDGLSFLANDIVASKNHLHGSIYLWSWSRTKAQRPDKKSRTVCAVVLAELQWANTEIPYLALNTCPGQVYVVCGDDKGRLWTYHITDLQNNRLQSGKPIQPTEVLEWPMPLKKGHSQVEGPSINSVAMDPELRYLVALSDKNMVIVWKRD, encoded by the exons ATGGAGAAAATAACAGAGAAACTACTGCTGGAGAAAGGTTCTCCCAAAACCACCAAACTGGACAAAATCAAGACACTGAA TCTGTCCAAGCTCCAACTGAAGCATCAGGACTTGCCCGTCAAGCTGCTGTCCGGTCTCAGGTCCCTTGAGCGCTGGGATCTGTCTGGGAACAGAATCCAGGAGTTCCCCAAGAACCTGGAGCTGCCTGCGCTTCGCTACCTGGACCTCAGCGACAACCAGATGGAGGATGTTACGACTCTGGAGTCTCTCAGCggtctggaggagctgaagctggaggacaACCTTTATATCACA GTGAGTGATAATCACAAGCTGATGGTCCTGTTACCCAAACTGAGGATGTACAACGGTAAAGATATCAGTACTAGTGCCAACCACCTGCGCTTCGTCTACAGTGAGAACCTGAGGACCCGG acAATCGCAGTTTGGGAGAAGAGCTTCACTCTCCCGGATCCCGTCACAGCAGAGAAGCTGTCGACCCTGGAGAAGAACTTTGTCAATGCCGCCCGGCAGCAGGTTAAATACGGACCAAGCTCAGTCTCTGACTTCACCAAATGGAGG GTGGAGATTATAGCTAAAGAGTACCTGCTCTCTCTGGTGGAACCAAAGAAAGAACCGGAGAGCAACGAAGTCACTGAGACAAAAGACAACTGT GAAATCTCAACTCCTACCAAGAGGAAACAAACTCCAATAGTAGATGCCAACGTTAGACTGACGCCTCGCAAAAAGCTGCGTACAGATCTCCCAGACTCCCCGGTCCCAGCCAGTCCTCGCAAAACTACCCTCCGCCTCAAACCTCAGACGCTAACCGACGGCGTCCGGTTGAGCCCCCGCAAGCCCGAGCGTACTCCGTCTACCCCCAAGAGAGGGCGGCCGAGGAAGGACACGCCCAAGAGGGCTTCTAACATAGAGGACACGGCTCAGATTGAACAGGAGGAAAATATCATCAGAAAAGTTTCTTCTGCCACAACAAAATACGTGATGCCGATAGTGAAGAGCTGCAGCAAG CCGTTGCGTCTGAAGCCTCTCCACGTGCTCCAGTGTCACAGTAAACAGGACAACCCAGACGACCTCTCCACTCAGCTGTGGGCCTGTGCTTTCCAGCCGCTGCCAGATTCCACAG ATGATTCTGCTGGAAGCCGCTTGGTTGCGACCTGTGGAGGAGactctgtctgtgtgattgACTGTGAAACGGGGATGGTGATGAAGAAGTATAATGTTTCCGGAGAG GAGTTCTTCTCGTTGGCCTGGTCCACGGTGTTGATGTCCCGGGGAGGGGGGGCCCCGGCGCAGCACTGCAGCATCCTGGCAGCCGGTGGAAAGAGAGGACTGGTCAAACTGATCCACCCCAGAAACAACGTGGCCTACGGGGAGTTCAGAGCCAGCGGCAAGGCGCTGTCCGTCCTCCGCTTCAACCACCAGCAGGGAAACTTCCTCTTCA CGGGATCTTATGATAACAAGATCGTGATGTGGGACATCGGTGGAGTGGACAGCCAGTACAACTACAAAGTTGT TCAGCTGATGCTGTTGGAAACCAGCGCCACCCCCCTGCACATCTGCCTCCCGCCCAAGTCGCCCGGCACCCACCTGCTCACGGCCTGCGAGGATGGTCTTCACTGCTTCAACACACAACTCGGGAACAACAGCACCACCAAGAG GTCCAAGGAGATGGAGATAACTTTCCCCATTTATAAGAAGGAAGACAAAGATCATGACTACCACACTGTTGATGGCCTGAGTTTCCTGGCTAATGACATAGTTG CCTCCAAGAACCACCTGCATGGTTCTATTTACttgtggagctggagcaggacaaAGGCTCAGCGGCCGGACAAGAAGAGCAGGACGGTGTGTGCTGTGGTTCTGGCCGAGCTGCAGTGGGCCAACACAGAGATTCCTTACCTGGCTCTCAACACCTGCCCCG GACAAGTCTACGTTGTGTGTGGTGACGACAAAGGACGACTGTGGACGTACCACATCACCGACCTCCAGAACAACCGGCTCCAGAGCGGGAAACCCATTCAGCCCACTGAG GTGTTGGAGTGGCCGATGCCATTGAAGAAGGGTCACAGCCAAGTGGAGGGCCCCTCCATCAACAGTGTAGCAATGGACCCTGAGCTACGCTACCTGGTGGCCCTCAGTGACAAGAACATGGTGATAGTGTGGAAAAGAGACTAG
- the bckdk gene encoding 3-methyl-2-oxobutanoate dehydrogenase [lipoamide] kinase, mitochondrial: MHPGLAGLAAEMLSGASGRMRPRLGSLFPAAGTRTAPPPPPTSSSRFRSTSSVQGFTELARERSKSVTSFYNQSGIDVSAEKASVRLTLATLLYSGKSPDGHHILSSAKYLQKELPVRIAHRIKGFRSLPFIIGCNPTILQVHELYIRAYHMVSDFPQIKDQESDARFCKLVQQLLDDHKDVVTMLAQGFRECRRHIQDESLIRSFLDTTLCSRLGIRMLATHHLALHEENPDFVGMICRRLSPKKIIEKWVDFARRLCEHQYGNSPRVRINGHVAARFPFIPLPLDYILPELLKNAMRSTMESHLDTPYNVPDVIITIANNDLDFVIRISDRGGGIPHNILDKVMDYHFSTAEESAQDPRMSNNLFNNITNSGNQSSPMHGFGFGLPTSQAYAEYLGGSLSIQSMQGIGTDIYLRLRHIDGKGESFRV, encoded by the exons ATGCACCCCGGGCTGGCGGGTCTAGCGGCGGAGATGCTCAGCGGGGCTTCGGGCAGGATGAGGCCGAGGCTCGGCAGCCTCTTCCCGGCCGCGGGCACCAGGACCGCACCGCCACCACCACCGACCTCCAGCTCCCGGTTCCGCTCCACGTCCTCCGTGCAGGGCTTCACGGAGCTGGCGAGGGAGAGGTCCAAGTCCGTCACGTCCTTCTACAACCAGTCCGGCATCGACGTGTCCGCGGAGAAG GCCTCAGTGCGACTGACCTTAGCCACCCTGTTGTATTCTGGGAAGTCTCCTGATGGGCATCACATCTTG AGCAGTGCCAAGTATCTACAGAAAGAGCTGCCTGTACGAATCGCTCATCGCATCAAGGGCTTCCGCAGTTTGCCCTTCATCATCGGCTGCAACCCCACAATCCTGCAAGTG cATGAACTGTATATCAGAGCGTACCACATGGTCAGTGACTTTCCACAG ATAAAAGATCAGGAATCTGATGCTCGGTTCTGTAAACtggtgcagcagctgctggacgaCCACAAAGACGTGGTCACCATGTTGGCTCAGGGCTTCAGGGAGTGTCGCCGGCACATCCAG GACGAGTCACTGATCCGAAGCTTCCTGGACACGACGCTCTGCTCTCGACTGGGAATCCGAATGTTGGCCACGCACCATCTCGCCCTCCACGAGGAAAAC CCTGATTTCGTCGGGATGATATGCAGACGCCTCTCTCCCAAAAAGATCATCGAGAAGTGGGTGGACTTTGCCAG ACGTCTGTGTGAGCACCAGTACGGGAACTCGCCCCGGGTGAGGATCAACGGACACGTAGCCGCTCGCTTCCCCTTCATCCCTCTGCCGCTGGACTACATCCTGCCCGAGCTGCTCAAGAACGCCATGAG GTCCACCATGGAGAGTCATTTGGACACTCCGTACAATGTGCCTGATGTGATCATCACTATTGCCAACAATGACCTTGATTTTGTCATCAG GATCTCAGACCGTGGAGGTGGAATCCCTCACAACATCCTGGACAAGGTGATGGATTATCACTTCAGCACGGCCGAGGAGAGCGCCCAGGATCCTCGCATGAGCAACAACCTCTTCAACAACATTACCAACAGTGGAAACCAGTCCAGCCCCATGCATGG gtTTGGCTTCGGCTTGCCCACGTCTCAGGCCTACGCCGAGTACCTGGGCGGCTCCTTGTCCATCCAGTCCATGCAGGGCATCGGCACCGACATCTACCTGCGTCTGCGCCACATCGACGGCAAAGGAGAGAGCTTCAGGGTGTaa
- the alkbh4 gene encoding alpha-ketoglutarate-dependent dioxygenase alkB homolog 4, with the protein MIAPDSSDPRCACKGVRRCLVCEQVKGTSHLEPSEPEVVHHFLYNPETRLAVSDDAEALSFPFPGVFLWENFISEAEEKALISSMDQDVWNLSQSGRRKQDFGPKVNFKKKKVRVAGFSGLPALSQELVLRMQQEPSLSCFQPVEQCNLDYHPQRGSAIDPHLDDSWLWGERLVTINMLSDTTLTMSLEQGLPELGLGGDVQVALHLPRRSLVVLYDEARHRWKHGIHREHVHERRVCSTYRELSAEFLPGGQQAELGAQLLDMALSFQGTPI; encoded by the exons ATGATTGCTCCTGACAGCAGCGACCCCCGCTGTGCTTGTAAAGGCGTCCGCCGCTGTCTGGTGTGTGAGCAGGTGAAGGGAACGAGTCACTTGGAGCCGAGTGAACCTGAG GTTGTGCATCATTTTCTCTACAATCCTGAGACAAGACTGGCTGTTAGCGATGATGCAGAGGCTTTGTCCTTCCCCTTTCCTGGTGTCTTCCTGTGGGAGAACTTCATATcagaagcagaggagaaggCGCTGATAAGCTCCATGGACCAGGATGTGTGGAATCTGTCCCAGTCTGGGCGAAGGAAACAG GACTTTGGTCCAAAGGTGAActtcaagaaaaagaaagtacGTGTGGCTGGCTTCAGTGGGCTCCCTGCTTTAAGCCAAGAACTAGTGCTCAGGATGCAGCAGGAGCCCAGTCTCTCCTGCTTCCAGCCAGTGGAGCAGTGCAATCTGGATTACCATCCTCAGCGAGGCTCTGCCATCGACCCACACCTCGACGACTCCTGGTTGTGGGGGGAGCGCCTGGTCACCATCAACATGTTATCAGACACCACTCTCACCATGTCGCTTGAACAGGGTCTGCCTGAGCTGGGACTGGGAGGGGATGTCCAGGTAGCCTTGCATCTCCCTCGCAGATCTTTGGTGGTGTTATACGACGAGGCACGGCACAGGTGGAAACACGGCATTCACAGGGAGCATGTTCATGAGCGTAGAGTTTGCAGCACCTACAGAGAGCTGTCTGCAGAGTTCCTACCTGGAGGGCAGCAGGCAGAGCTGGGTGCGCAGCTGTTGGACATGGCTTTGAGTTTTCAAGGAACTCCAATATGA